Below is a genomic region from Echinicola rosea.
AATGTTTAATAGGTTATTGTTTATTTCTTACAGTTATTCATTATTGGTTATGATAGCTTCAATACCTTTGGATGTTGGTACTTTATTCCATTTAGGATCCCTCTTTATGATTTTTTCTTTAGGCTCCTATCTCCAAAATTGCTATCTGACACATCTAGGTGAGCTGCAAGCTCAATGATATCCCGTACCGGGGCACAGCCCTCGGCATAACCGTTCTGGCCCTTAACACTTTGCTCTTTCTTCTTGGCTCTCTGATCTAGACTTTTACTTTACCTCCAAAATCCTCACTGGACTGGTCTTGCCCTCTGCCAGTCCTTCTCCATCGATTTGCTCTACTTTTTGGACAAACAGGTGGAATTTACGCTGGGCCTTCCACAGTTCGATATCGTAGCTAGGTTCCCATTGGCCAAGGCCATGCTTGGTAAGGTCCACGACCTCCCAAGCAGCATTTCCAATATCGGGCGTAAAGGCTAAAGACGCCTTATGTTCCCGTTCTTCATCATTGAAAATCAGGTAAAGTGCTTTCTTTCCATTTTTTACATCCACCAATACTTGGGGCCGTGAGATGGGAATACGTTTGGTTCCGCCGCCACCAAGCATAAATACGCTCTGTCGAAAGCCTGGACTACTTTTCTTCCATTCGCCTTCTTCCTGATAGATGATCTGATATTGCGTGAGTCCACCATCATTCCAATAGGTCGCAATGTAAGGGTTGCCGTGATGGTCTGCTGTGATGGCAGTCTGATTGATCAAGCTGCTGTTTTGGGGGATTTTCCAGGCATATTCTGCACTTTCCAAATTAATGGGCAGGGTATAGGCGGCACCAGTAGATTTCCCCCAGGTTTCTCCACCATCCGTTGAGCGTGCATAAGCCATATCATGGTTGGTACTGACATCATAGGTTTCCCGCCATACCCATGAGAGATGAACAGTACCATTTTGGTCCACGCAAGCTTGCCAATAGGCATTGCGCTCACCTTCTCCATCGATCAGGTTTTGGTGCAATTGCTCCCAACGACCGGCCTTGGCATCATAGCGGTTAAGGACGAGATTCCCTCTGCCAGACTCTCCAGAGCGATATAAAAACAATAAATCGCCATTGGGTAAGTTATGAAACTCGGGATAGGTTACATCCTGCTCCAGCATTCCCGTCATGGATTGTTTCTCTCCGAGTTCTAAACTGAGCGGTGCCACGCTTTTGGCATACCTCAATGGATTATTGTGGTGATCCCAACTGACATGCAAGAAACCCTCACCGTCCACTGCGATGCTGATGGTATTGTGTGCATCGGCCGTGTTGCCAGTGTAGCGAGTTTGGTGAACCTCCCAGTCCTCCTCGCCCAGCTTTCTCTTTGCCAGCACCAAATGGCTGCTGGGATCATAATAGGCCGTAAACTGGGTGTCATCATGGGTGGTCAAAGAGCTTCTTCTGAACACCACCGCATTCACGGAATTATTGGCCCAGCCATCGCCCACCACCGTAGCATCTACCTCCTCACCTAGCGGCTTGGTACTTTGGCAACTTGTCAGCAAACTTCCCAACAACAATAGCCCTGTAATGACATCAATTTTTTTCACGCTGGTACTGATTTAATTCTTAAATTATCCCGATACAACATTCTCCAAGATTACCATGGACTTTACCCACAGCTTCCAAGCTCTAGATTGGGATGGTACTTTGCTCTTGGCTCTTTATTCTTTTATCTAAATAACCTGAGCTCGACTTAATTTTTGTATTAAAAGCGTCATTGCGAACCCTTTTAAGGAGGATGTGGGTTGGAAAAGAGTGTGGCAACTCGCCGCGGCGAGCTGCCACGGCTTCCACCCCTCATATCTCCCTCTAAGCCTCGCAGTGACGATTTTATAATCGAACTGAGGTAAATACTTACTTCGTTGCTTTATCCCTTTTGGCATCACCTCCGCTCCAGATACGCTTTTGCGTC
It encodes:
- a CDS encoding BNR repeat-containing protein, with the protein product MKKIDVITGLLLLGSLLTSCQSTKPLGEEVDATVVGDGWANNSVNAVVFRRSSLTTHDDTQFTAYYDPSSHLVLAKRKLGEEDWEVHQTRYTGNTADAHNTISIAVDGEGFLHVSWDHHNNPLRYAKSVAPLSLELGEKQSMTGMLEQDVTYPEFHNLPNGDLLFLYRSGESGRGNLVLNRYDAKAGRWEQLHQNLIDGEGERNAYWQACVDQNGTVHLSWVWRETYDVSTNHDMAYARSTDGGETWGKSTGAAYTLPINLESAEYAWKIPQNSSLINQTAITADHHGNPYIATYWNDGGLTQYQIIYQEEGEWKKSSPGFRQSVFMLGGGGTKRIPISRPQVLVDVKNGKKALYLIFNDEEREHKASLAFTPDIGNAAWEVVDLTKHGLGQWEPSYDIELWKAQRKFHLFVQKVEQIDGEGLAEGKTSPVRILEVK